Proteins encoded together in one Planctopirus ephydatiae window:
- a CDS encoding MarR family winged helix-turn-helix transcriptional regulator, protein MNTFQKLLGKRKPFTDPAEEAALTLLRTADRLEYRCGQLFREHGLTNSQFNVLRILRGEGEPLPSLEIGRRMLQPVPAMTGLIDRLQKLGLVDRQKIPMDRRQILVGLTEQGRELISQLDEPLRKLISEMFSNLDEEGLKQLTHLLEKTRQQVEPDA, encoded by the coding sequence ATGAATACTTTCCAGAAACTCCTCGGAAAGCGTAAGCCGTTCACAGATCCGGCGGAAGAAGCGGCTTTGACCTTACTTCGAACGGCGGATCGACTCGAATACCGCTGCGGACAACTCTTTCGAGAGCATGGTCTGACAAATTCTCAATTCAATGTGCTGCGGATTCTACGTGGTGAAGGTGAACCTTTGCCCAGCCTGGAGATTGGCCGCCGCATGCTGCAGCCGGTTCCTGCCATGACAGGATTAATTGACCGTTTGCAAAAACTGGGTCTGGTTGATCGCCAGAAGATCCCGATGGATCGACGTCAGATTCTGGTGGGCCTCACTGAACAAGGTCGAGAGCTGATCTCTCAATTGGATGAACCTTTGCGCAAGCTGATTTCCGAAATGTTCAGTAATCTCGATGAAGAGGGGCTGAAGCAGTTAACTCACCTGCTGGAAAAAACTCGCCAGCAGGTCGAACCCGACGCGTAA
- a CDS encoding Hsp70 family protein — MTTLSPASPSATGSRFVVGIDLGTTNCALAFIDTQASPETVQILATPQLVAPGVIEKRETLPSFHYEFAAGELAAADLKLPWSQPPGDRPQLSAVGVLAREQGGLNPQRLISSAKSWLCHHAVDRTAAILPWQGDDDLHKLSPVIASSRYLEHYRLAWETQWPEYPLADQQIVITLPASFDEIARELTIKAAREAGLPRVTFIEEPQAAFYAWIERHRTDWESRVQPGQKILVIDVGGGTTDFTLIRVQKRTDGLCEFHRVAVGQHLILGGDNLDLALAHFVEQKYNLEDRLSHREFSSLIRKCRVLKETLLGPNPPESAKVVLAGSGSKLLSSSRQYEVTREEIQTCLVDGFFPVCELKDRPAAHPMGFREFGLAYAPDAAITRYLAQFLEQHRATLSELEQRANTTQPQQTSVSADPACPDLILFNGGVFESTLLKHRVLHTLRHWFCQDSSSSQTTEKIQELDHGRLDLAVARGAAYFGMVKRGLGVKIVAGLARSYYLQLGGKTNEALCVLPAGIEPGAEVDLQDQRFWLLLSQPVEFPLWCSSTRLTDRAGTLIPIDREQLTPLPPIRTVLKSRRETEARRIPAQLSARLTELGTLDLSCRECDGTRSWNLAVDVRSATHTELAAHQGQGEQAGVFEDQLQQQAMKLIENTFRPADEPLLPRELMPRLSETLEAPRDSWSPVLLRSLWTTLMDVAAQRSRSAAHEARWLNLVGFCLRPGYGVAIDDWRVAETWKTISGKLTHADPQVRAEVLVLWRRISGGLNAGIQQAIAAPYLSLVKTALKRGLDHRKSANKSGPTSHEVSEMMRMFGAFEELSKATRSELAGLAELSLQQKNSPITMDAAIWSLGRFGQRTPVYGSLDHVLSPERVESMLAALMTCGGPIGLVGLSLAQIARRTHDRYRDLPQALREEVVQWLNQHPETEDLAKLVTEGGEFTQESAGQLLGDQLPPGLSLMS, encoded by the coding sequence GTGACGACGCTATCGCCAGCTTCTCCATCTGCAACCGGATCCCGATTTGTTGTCGGCATTGACCTGGGTACAACGAATTGCGCCTTGGCATTCATCGATACCCAGGCCTCACCAGAGACAGTGCAGATCCTGGCAACTCCACAACTGGTGGCCCCGGGAGTCATCGAGAAGCGGGAAACGTTACCTTCGTTTCATTATGAATTTGCCGCTGGCGAACTGGCTGCCGCCGATCTGAAGCTCCCCTGGTCACAACCCCCAGGTGATCGGCCTCAGCTGTCTGCGGTCGGTGTTCTTGCCCGCGAGCAAGGAGGTCTGAATCCGCAGCGTCTCATTTCCTCAGCCAAGAGTTGGCTCTGCCATCATGCCGTTGATCGAACAGCTGCCATCCTTCCGTGGCAAGGTGACGACGATCTTCACAAGCTTTCGCCAGTGATAGCCAGCAGCAGGTATCTGGAACATTACCGACTGGCCTGGGAGACTCAATGGCCCGAATATCCTCTGGCTGATCAGCAGATCGTCATTACCCTGCCCGCTTCATTTGATGAGATCGCACGCGAACTCACCATCAAAGCGGCTCGTGAAGCCGGCTTACCCCGTGTGACATTTATCGAAGAGCCGCAAGCCGCTTTTTATGCGTGGATTGAGCGTCATCGAACGGATTGGGAAAGCCGCGTCCAACCGGGACAGAAAATTCTGGTCATCGATGTGGGTGGAGGAACAACGGACTTCACATTGATTCGAGTTCAGAAACGAACTGATGGCCTGTGTGAGTTCCATCGGGTGGCAGTTGGTCAGCACCTGATCCTTGGTGGGGATAATCTCGACCTGGCACTGGCCCATTTTGTCGAGCAGAAATACAACCTCGAAGATAGGCTTTCCCATCGCGAATTCTCTTCCTTAATTCGCAAATGCCGTGTCCTCAAAGAAACGTTACTCGGCCCGAATCCCCCGGAATCTGCCAAGGTGGTTCTCGCGGGCAGTGGCTCGAAACTCCTTTCTTCAAGCAGGCAATACGAAGTCACCCGCGAAGAAATCCAGACTTGCCTGGTCGATGGTTTCTTCCCTGTTTGTGAACTGAAAGATCGCCCCGCTGCGCACCCCATGGGCTTTCGAGAATTTGGTCTGGCTTACGCCCCCGATGCGGCCATCACCAGATATCTGGCCCAGTTTCTCGAACAGCACCGCGCCACATTGAGCGAACTCGAGCAGCGAGCGAACACCACACAACCTCAGCAGACCAGCGTGAGTGCTGATCCCGCCTGCCCGGATCTGATTCTCTTCAATGGCGGGGTGTTCGAATCGACTCTTTTAAAGCACCGCGTTCTGCACACATTGCGCCATTGGTTTTGCCAGGATTCATCAAGCTCGCAAACCACCGAAAAAATCCAGGAACTCGATCACGGCCGGCTCGATCTGGCGGTTGCTCGTGGAGCCGCTTATTTTGGGATGGTCAAACGAGGACTGGGAGTCAAGATCGTCGCAGGTCTGGCACGCAGCTACTATCTGCAGCTCGGTGGGAAAACCAACGAAGCTCTCTGCGTATTACCAGCCGGTATTGAACCCGGTGCCGAAGTTGATTTGCAGGATCAGCGATTCTGGCTGTTGCTCTCACAACCCGTCGAGTTTCCTTTGTGGTGCTCGAGCACACGACTTACCGATCGGGCCGGGACACTTATCCCAATTGATCGGGAACAACTCACTCCCCTGCCACCCATTCGTACCGTCTTGAAAAGCCGCCGGGAAACAGAGGCCAGACGGATTCCCGCCCAGCTTTCTGCCCGTTTGACGGAACTAGGTACTCTCGATTTGAGCTGTCGAGAATGTGATGGAACCAGATCATGGAATCTGGCGGTTGACGTCCGCAGTGCCACCCATACCGAGCTGGCCGCACATCAAGGTCAGGGTGAACAGGCCGGAGTGTTCGAAGATCAACTGCAGCAACAGGCCATGAAATTGATAGAAAACACATTCCGGCCTGCTGACGAACCCCTGCTTCCCCGTGAGTTGATGCCCAGACTTTCTGAAACCCTCGAAGCGCCCCGTGATTCGTGGTCGCCAGTTCTGCTCAGGTCACTCTGGACAACACTCATGGATGTGGCTGCCCAGCGCAGCCGGTCTGCGGCACATGAGGCCCGGTGGCTCAACCTTGTCGGGTTCTGCCTGCGACCAGGGTATGGCGTCGCCATTGACGACTGGAGAGTTGCCGAAACCTGGAAAACCATCAGTGGCAAACTCACTCATGCGGACCCTCAGGTTCGAGCTGAAGTGCTGGTTCTCTGGCGGAGAATTTCCGGAGGATTGAATGCCGGCATTCAGCAGGCCATTGCAGCTCCATATCTTTCTTTGGTGAAAACGGCTCTCAAACGAGGTTTGGATCACCGGAAATCTGCTAATAAATCGGGGCCAACTTCTCATGAAGTCTCAGAGATGATGCGGATGTTCGGTGCTTTTGAAGAACTTTCGAAGGCCACTCGAAGTGAATTGGCGGGCCTGGCAGAACTCTCACTGCAGCAGAAAAACTCACCTATCACGATGGATGCCGCCATCTGGTCGCTGGGCCGGTTTGGCCAGAGAACCCCGGTCTATGGCTCTCTCGATCATGTTCTGAGTCCCGAACGGGTCGAATCGATGCTGGCGGCGTTGATGACCTGTGGCGGGCCGATTGGTCTCGTGGGACTTTCGCTGGCGCAAATCGCCAGACGAACGCACGACCGCTATCGCGATCTTCCCCAGGCACTTCGAGAGGAAGTCGTGCAGTGGCTGAATCAACACCCGGAGACGGAAGATCTCGCGAAACTGGTGACAGAAGGTGGAGAATTCACCCAGGAATCGGCTGGCCAACTGCTGGGAGACCAACTCCCCCCAGGTTTGTCACTGATGTCCTGA
- a CDS encoding pirin family protein — MKQVRRAEDRGYFDHGWLKTAHTFSFGHYFDPSWNGFHTLRVINEDVVAPGQGFGMHGHKDMEIVTIVLEGELEHQDSLGNGEVLRTGELQRMTAGSGIRHSEFNPSSTQPTHLYQIWLFPEAKDLTPGYEQKPFPREEQWNQWRLVASCDGRDGSLTIQQRANLWLTDLSAGQSLRKDLSTSHKGWLQILQGQFLIDGHEVQAGDALYWSDEDRLDVVARADGQLLLFELE, encoded by the coding sequence ATGAAGCAAGTTCGTCGAGCCGAGGATCGTGGTTATTTTGATCATGGCTGGTTGAAGACGGCCCATACGTTCTCATTCGGCCATTATTTCGATCCTTCCTGGAATGGCTTTCATACACTTCGGGTCATCAACGAAGATGTGGTGGCACCAGGCCAGGGGTTTGGGATGCATGGCCACAAAGATATGGAGATCGTCACCATTGTGCTCGAGGGTGAACTGGAGCATCAAGACAGTCTGGGCAATGGCGAAGTGCTCCGAACAGGCGAATTGCAGAGAATGACGGCTGGCAGCGGCATTCGTCACAGCGAATTCAACCCCAGTTCGACTCAACCCACACATCTGTACCAGATCTGGCTGTTTCCTGAGGCAAAAGATCTCACACCAGGTTATGAGCAGAAGCCATTTCCACGTGAAGAACAGTGGAATCAATGGCGTTTGGTGGCTTCATGCGATGGCCGCGATGGCTCTTTAACCATACAGCAACGGGCGAATCTGTGGCTGACGGATCTTTCAGCAGGTCAATCACTGCGAAAAGACCTTTCGACTTCTCACAAAGGCTGGTTACAAATCCTGCAGGGGCAATTCCTGATCGATGGCCACGAGGTGCAGGCAGGGGATGCTCTTTATTGGAGTGACGAGGATCGCCTGGATGTGGTGGCCAGAGCCGATGGTCAATTACTGCTCTTTGAACTTGAATAA
- a CDS encoding DoxX family protein, whose product MFQSLLSITGRAALVAIFLMSAVGNKIPNYSKVAAYMASEGVPAPQILLGGAIAFLIVGGALVLVGYKARLGATLLLIFLIFATYFFHDFWTVRDLAAKEFQMIQFLKNLSLAGAMLFIIANGPGAGSLESVFSKRSGKK is encoded by the coding sequence ATGTTTCAGTCCCTCCTTTCCATCACGGGGCGAGCCGCCCTCGTTGCGATTTTCCTGATGAGTGCCGTGGGGAATAAAATCCCGAACTATTCCAAAGTGGCAGCTTACATGGCGAGCGAAGGTGTTCCCGCACCACAGATCCTTTTAGGTGGAGCAATTGCCTTTTTGATTGTCGGGGGTGCGTTGGTTCTGGTTGGATACAAAGCCAGGCTGGGCGCTACTCTGCTGCTGATTTTTCTGATTTTCGCGACGTACTTCTTTCATGATTTCTGGACGGTTAGAGATCTCGCCGCCAAGGAATTTCAAATGATTCAGTTCTTAAAGAACCTCTCGCTGGCGGGAGCGATGCTCTTCATCATCGCCAATGGCCCGGGAGCAGGAAGCCTGGAATCGGTCTTTTCCAAGCGTTCGGGCAAGAAATGA
- a CDS encoding ComEC/Rec2 family competence protein, producing MRKSLAMNGLRMVEQRIFRVLATVLAMAALLWLPWSNVLADEKNGELEIYFIDVEGGAATLLVTPAGESILIDSGYPDYGGRDLNRIVRVVKEVAGRSRIDKAIVSHWHLDHYGNHAALVSKVPVTAFYDRGIPEDLPEDKGFPERIAMYRAATQNKSTALSPGDKLPLKNAESGQGAPQITAEVITSSGKTIPNVGPANPFASEHVAKPEDTSDNARSLSLLFKLGDFAFLTCGDLTWNTEHRLMSPHNPIGQVDLFMVTHHGLDVSNNPVLVKAIEPVATVTCNGPTKGGMLPVLKTLGTIPTLKAQFQLHRNIKLGDDVQPPPHRIANSSDTAECKGHYIKASVSPDGKQFRIQVEGQQPEMFETLLRK from the coding sequence TTGCGAAAGTCACTGGCTATGAATGGCTTGCGAATGGTTGAACAACGGATTTTTCGTGTTCTGGCGACAGTGCTGGCGATGGCTGCCTTGTTGTGGCTGCCCTGGAGCAATGTGTTGGCTGATGAGAAAAATGGCGAACTCGAAATCTATTTCATTGATGTTGAGGGGGGGGCCGCCACGTTGCTGGTGACACCCGCAGGGGAATCGATTCTCATCGATTCGGGCTATCCTGATTATGGCGGCCGGGATCTGAATCGCATTGTGCGCGTGGTGAAAGAGGTCGCTGGTCGATCTCGAATCGACAAAGCGATTGTCTCTCACTGGCATCTGGATCATTACGGCAATCATGCGGCACTCGTCAGCAAAGTTCCCGTCACGGCCTTTTATGACCGGGGAATTCCGGAAGATCTTCCGGAAGACAAAGGGTTTCCCGAGCGAATTGCCATGTACCGAGCTGCCACACAGAACAAGTCGACAGCCCTTTCCCCCGGAGACAAACTGCCACTGAAAAATGCTGAATCAGGTCAAGGTGCTCCACAAATCACAGCCGAAGTGATCACATCGAGTGGAAAAACCATTCCGAATGTGGGGCCCGCCAATCCGTTTGCCAGTGAGCACGTCGCGAAACCTGAGGACACTTCTGACAATGCCCGCAGTTTGAGTCTGCTCTTCAAACTGGGGGATTTCGCCTTTTTGACATGTGGTGACCTGACGTGGAACACCGAACATCGGTTGATGTCGCCTCATAACCCGATTGGTCAGGTCGATCTGTTTATGGTGACTCACCATGGCCTTGATGTCAGTAACAATCCTGTACTGGTCAAAGCGATTGAGCCGGTCGCCACTGTCACCTGCAACGGTCCCACCAAAGGGGGCATGCTCCCGGTTCTGAAAACACTTGGGACGATCCCGACTCTCAAGGCTCAGTTTCAGTTGCATCGGAACATCAAGCTGGGAGATGACGTCCAGCCACCACCGCACCGGATTGCCAATTCCAGTGATACTGCTGAGTGCAAAGGGCATTACATCAAGGCGTCGGTCTCTCCAGACGGCAAGCAATTTCGTATTCAGGTCGAAGGCCAGCAGCCGGAAATGTTTGAGACCCTCCTGCGCAAATAA
- a CDS encoding PilZ domain-containing protein yields the protein MSAYASTTTDRQARTWERMMKWLERMAERDQQLYGAVRQFERKSFHANVIVCVLTPDDPIAGPNHPSARTAVAFNISQGGVGLISSEAFDSSSLQIGLRLPDGNYRWKEGRVVRVREIPGESFVEYGVSFRKTTESAS from the coding sequence ATGAGCGCTTATGCTTCAACCACCACTGACCGCCAGGCTCGGACGTGGGAACGCATGATGAAGTGGCTGGAACGCATGGCTGAACGCGACCAGCAACTGTATGGCGCCGTTCGCCAGTTTGAGCGAAAAAGTTTTCATGCCAACGTGATTGTCTGTGTGTTGACTCCGGATGATCCCATTGCCGGCCCGAATCATCCTTCGGCTCGCACGGCTGTCGCTTTTAATATTTCGCAAGGTGGCGTGGGTTTGATCTCTTCGGAAGCCTTCGACAGCTCATCCCTGCAGATTGGCTTGCGACTTCCTGATGGTAATTATCGCTGGAAAGAAGGCCGCGTCGTGCGTGTCCGCGAGATTCCTGGTGAATCATTTGTCGAATATGGCGTTTCTTTCCGGAAAACTACCGAATCTGCCAGCTGA
- a CDS encoding family 16 glycoside hydrolase: protein MHRLLQFLMAQKPMMTPAISAWACFFWLASVSLCVVSSGSELQAEDKADEAGFVSIFDGKTLEGWDGNPEFWSVQDGAITGITTAEKPTKGNTFIIWRGGETADFELRLDYKIQGGNSGIQYRSFEVKDQPWVIGGYQADFEAGNTYSGINYGERFRGILALRGQKTVIGENHKPVVKEQFAEGAALQSAIKKDDWNSYRIVARGFQFDHYINDTLMSSVIDEDLKDRRAKGLLALQLHAGPPMKVQFKNIRLKTLDAAADKVSSSKEPAKKKVLLLAGNRSHGFGAHDHTAGCTLLARLLNESGLPIEATMHSLQTQGWPSPEVLSAADSIVIYADGGGGHPFNNHLDELQKLVDRGTGIVCIHYGVETVAGKPGQAFLDWTGGYFEPHWSVNPHWTADYKAFPAHPITSGVKPFRINDEWYYHMRFREGMEGVTPILTDLPGPETLKRPDGPHSGNPAVREAIAKGEPQHMAWAHQRANGARGFGCSGGHVHWNWGHPEFRRLFLNGIAWTAQVDVPTGGVPIGQVGVEELLVGHDEPIPENFNKARVEAMLKEWN from the coding sequence ATGCACAGACTTTTACAGTTTCTTATGGCTCAAAAGCCAATGATGACGCCCGCCATCTCGGCCTGGGCCTGTTTTTTCTGGCTGGCGAGCGTCTCGTTGTGTGTAGTGAGCTCAGGAAGTGAGCTTCAGGCCGAAGACAAGGCGGATGAAGCAGGATTTGTTTCGATTTTCGACGGAAAAACTCTCGAAGGATGGGATGGGAATCCGGAATTCTGGAGCGTGCAGGATGGTGCCATTACCGGCATCACGACTGCTGAGAAGCCTACCAAGGGAAACACTTTCATCATCTGGCGCGGTGGCGAGACGGCCGACTTCGAACTCCGACTCGATTACAAAATTCAAGGTGGAAACAGTGGTATTCAGTACCGCAGCTTTGAAGTGAAGGATCAGCCCTGGGTCATCGGTGGGTATCAGGCCGATTTTGAAGCTGGAAACACTTACAGCGGTATTAATTACGGTGAACGTTTCCGCGGGATTTTAGCTCTTCGAGGTCAGAAAACTGTCATTGGCGAGAACCATAAGCCGGTCGTTAAAGAACAGTTTGCCGAAGGTGCAGCACTGCAAAGTGCCATCAAGAAAGATGACTGGAATTCGTATCGGATTGTGGCCCGGGGTTTTCAGTTTGATCATTACATCAACGACACGTTGATGAGCTCTGTGATTGATGAAGATCTGAAAGATCGCCGTGCCAAGGGGCTTCTGGCTTTGCAATTGCATGCCGGGCCACCCATGAAGGTGCAATTCAAGAATATCCGCTTGAAAACACTCGACGCTGCTGCCGACAAAGTTTCCAGCAGCAAAGAACCGGCCAAGAAGAAAGTCCTGCTTCTGGCGGGAAATCGCAGCCATGGTTTTGGTGCTCATGACCATACCGCTGGTTGCACATTGCTGGCTCGCCTGCTCAATGAGAGTGGCTTGCCGATTGAAGCCACTATGCATTCGCTGCAAACGCAGGGTTGGCCATCACCTGAGGTGCTGTCTGCGGCCGACTCCATTGTGATCTATGCCGACGGCGGGGGCGGTCACCCCTTCAATAACCATCTCGATGAATTGCAGAAACTGGTCGATCGAGGGACGGGGATTGTCTGCATTCACTACGGAGTTGAAACCGTTGCCGGCAAGCCCGGGCAGGCTTTTCTGGATTGGACTGGTGGCTACTTCGAGCCTCACTGGTCAGTCAATCCTCACTGGACAGCGGATTACAAGGCTTTCCCAGCGCATCCGATTACTTCAGGGGTCAAGCCATTTCGAATTAACGACGAGTGGTACTACCACATGAGATTTCGCGAAGGGATGGAAGGGGTCACACCAATTCTGACCGATCTCCCCGGCCCTGAGACACTCAAGCGACCTGACGGTCCTCACAGTGGTAACCCGGCAGTTCGTGAAGCGATTGCCAAAGGTGAGCCACAGCATATGGCGTGGGCTCATCAACGGGCGAATGGTGCTCGCGGGTTTGGATGCAGCGGTGGGCACGTTCACTGGAACTGGGGACATCCCGAGTTTCGCCGACTGTTCCTGAATGGGATTGCCTGGACCGCCCAGGTCGATGTTCCCACAGGTGGCGTCCCGATTGGTCAGGTCGGCGTGGAAGAGTTACTGGTCGGTCATGATGAGCCGATTCCAGAAAACTTCAACAAAGCTCGTGTTGAAGCCATGCTGAAAGAATGGAATTGA
- a CDS encoding 2-oxoglutarate dehydrogenase E1 component, translating into MASSSPSYVESLYQEYVKSPEKVDVAWREYFRQIAEVARQAPHQEAQFFRPPTMGDSNVVSPVELEAAILQERVDRLIRNYRAMGHYAAIIDPLGQPREPVPELDPSSCDFSPSDLDRQFSTVSSSGPNVRTLREILQWLRNTYCRSIGAQFMHIDNVKVREWLQDRMESSENRISLTADQQKRILKRLSDAVVFEDFILRKFQGAKSFSLEGGETLIPLLELAINKSASQGVEEIILGMAHRGRLNVLASIMGKPARAIFREFADLDPQMHLGRGDVKYHLGYSNDYTTADGKKVHLSLCFNPSHLEFVNTVALGRVRAKQDRRQDVERRKSMALLIHGDAAFAGEGITQEMLNLSELESTRTGGTVHVIVNNQIGFTTPPHQGRSTAYATDVAKMLQIPIFHVNGEDPEAVAQVVELAMDFRCEFQRDVVIDMYCYRLRGHNEQDEPRFTNPGMYKAIDRRQPMRVTYSNHLTKLGGVTQQEADELVSQHKSQLESEYQVATASDYQHRWEQPNQLWKTYRGGNEDIAHDVPTGVPVDRLKQLLEIQTHLPDGFKPHPKIQNILDQRRAISRGEKPVDWGAAEILAYASLLTEKHPVRLHGQDCERGTFAHRHAVVHDIETGAKYVPLQHLTVEQARFQVYNSALSETGVLGFDYGFSLDCPDGLTIWEAQFGDFVNVAQVIIDQFITSAEDKWNRYSGLTMLLPHGFEGAGPEHSSARLERFLEACAEDNIQVCYPTTAAQMFHMLRRQVLRHWRKPLVVMTPKYYLRSPQVTATLDDLANGSFQRIYPDVLTTRPDSAVQRILMCTGKIYHELAQRRQELGRSEVAIIRVEQLYPLPTAELQQQLSRYAPNTPVTWVQEEPENMGAWRFILAQWGLNVLSQHQLRCVSRPASASPATGSKKSHEIEQERVLSEAFGQ; encoded by the coding sequence GTGGCCAGTTCCAGCCCCTCGTATGTCGAATCGCTCTATCAGGAGTATGTGAAATCTCCTGAGAAAGTGGATGTTGCCTGGCGCGAATACTTCCGCCAGATTGCCGAGGTTGCCCGCCAGGCTCCTCATCAGGAGGCTCAGTTCTTCCGTCCACCCACCATGGGCGACTCGAATGTCGTCTCACCGGTGGAACTCGAAGCTGCCATTTTGCAGGAGCGGGTCGATCGCCTGATCCGCAACTACAGGGCCATGGGTCACTACGCGGCTATAATTGATCCGCTGGGTCAGCCGCGCGAGCCAGTCCCGGAACTCGACCCCTCTTCCTGCGATTTCAGCCCCAGCGATCTTGACCGCCAGTTTTCAACAGTCAGTTCCAGCGGGCCCAACGTTCGGACACTCCGTGAAATTCTGCAGTGGCTGCGAAATACCTATTGCCGGTCGATTGGTGCACAGTTCATGCACATCGATAACGTCAAGGTGCGCGAGTGGCTGCAGGATCGGATGGAGAGCAGCGAAAACCGCATTTCTCTGACTGCTGATCAACAAAAAAGAATTCTTAAGCGTTTGAGCGACGCTGTCGTCTTTGAAGACTTCATCCTCAGGAAGTTCCAGGGCGCCAAGAGTTTCTCACTGGAAGGGGGCGAAACGCTCATTCCGCTGCTCGAACTGGCTATTAACAAATCCGCCTCCCAGGGCGTCGAAGAAATCATTCTCGGTATGGCGCATCGTGGCCGCCTGAATGTCCTGGCCAGCATTATGGGCAAACCGGCCCGGGCGATCTTCCGTGAATTTGCCGATCTCGACCCCCAGATGCACCTGGGCCGTGGCGACGTCAAATATCACCTCGGTTATAGCAACGATTACACCACTGCCGATGGCAAGAAAGTCCACCTCTCGCTCTGCTTTAACCCCAGCCACCTCGAGTTTGTCAATACCGTGGCACTGGGCCGCGTCCGGGCCAAGCAGGATCGTCGGCAAGATGTCGAACGCCGCAAATCGATGGCACTGCTGATTCATGGTGATGCAGCCTTTGCCGGAGAAGGCATCACTCAGGAAATGCTCAACCTCAGTGAGCTCGAATCCACCCGCACAGGGGGCACTGTGCATGTGATTGTCAACAACCAGATTGGCTTTACCACACCGCCGCATCAGGGGCGTTCGACAGCCTATGCCACCGATGTCGCGAAAATGCTGCAGATCCCGATCTTCCATGTAAATGGTGAAGATCCCGAAGCGGTCGCTCAAGTGGTTGAACTCGCCATGGATTTCCGCTGTGAATTCCAGCGAGATGTCGTCATCGACATGTACTGCTATCGTTTGCGTGGTCACAACGAACAGGATGAACCCCGCTTCACCAACCCGGGCATGTATAAAGCGATTGACCGCCGCCAGCCCATGCGTGTCACTTACTCCAATCACCTCACCAAACTGGGAGGTGTCACTCAGCAGGAAGCGGACGAACTCGTCTCGCAGCACAAGAGTCAGCTCGAATCCGAGTATCAGGTCGCGACAGCCTCTGATTACCAGCATCGCTGGGAACAGCCAAACCAGCTTTGGAAAACCTATCGTGGTGGCAATGAAGACATTGCCCACGATGTCCCGACAGGTGTTCCAGTCGATCGGCTCAAGCAGCTTCTGGAAATCCAGACGCATCTGCCCGATGGTTTCAAACCCCATCCCAAAATTCAAAATATTCTCGACCAAAGACGAGCCATTTCCCGCGGCGAAAAGCCTGTGGACTGGGGTGCTGCCGAAATCCTGGCTTACGCTTCATTGCTGACAGAAAAGCATCCTGTGCGTTTACATGGGCAGGATTGCGAACGAGGCACCTTTGCTCACCGCCACGCCGTGGTTCACGATATCGAAACGGGTGCTAAGTACGTTCCACTGCAGCATCTGACAGTCGAACAGGCTCGTTTCCAGGTCTACAACAGCGCACTTTCAGAAACAGGCGTGTTGGGCTTTGATTATGGTTTCAGCCTCGACTGTCCCGATGGGTTAACCATCTGGGAAGCCCAGTTCGGCGACTTCGTCAATGTGGCTCAAGTGATCATCGATCAGTTCATCACCAGTGCAGAAGACAAATGGAACCGTTACAGCGGTCTGACCATGCTCTTGCCGCATGGCTTTGAAGGGGCCGGCCCCGAACACTCCAGTGCTCGCCTCGAACGATTCCTCGAAGCCTGTGCCGAAGACAACATTCAGGTCTGCTACCCGACCACGGCCGCTCAGATGTTCCACATGCTGCGCCGGCAGGTTTTGAGACATTGGCGCAAGCCACTCGTCGTGATGACTCCCAAGTATTACCTCCGCTCGCCTCAGGTCACCGCCACACTCGACGATCTGGCGAATGGATCGTTCCAGAGAATCTACCCGGATGTCCTCACCACGAGGCCTGATTCCGCAGTCCAGCGGATTCTCATGTGTACGGGCAAAATCTATCACGAACTCGCCCAGCGCCGGCAAGAACTTGGCCGCTCGGAAGTAGCCATTATTCGTGTCGAACAGCTTTATCCTCTGCCCACAGCCGAGCTTCAGCAGCAACTGAGCCGCTACGCTCCAAACACTCCGGTGACGTGGGTGCAGGAAGAGCCAGAGAACATGGGCGCCTGGCGATTCATTCTGGCTCAATGGGGGCTCAACGTCTTATCGCAACATCAGTTGCGTTGTGTCAGCCGGCCCGCATCGGCCAGCCCTGCCACCGGTTCCAAGAAGAGTCATGAGATTGAGCAGGAACGAGTTCTTTCCGAAGCGTTTGGCCAATAA